In Gossypium hirsutum isolate 1008001.06 chromosome D06, Gossypium_hirsutum_v2.1, whole genome shotgun sequence, one genomic interval encodes:
- the LOC121203170 gene encoding psbP domain-containing protein 5, chloroplastic isoform X1, protein MVVLSPSLLSLPTLPFFRHEPVSNGSGMLSHNYSNYSTKFHQKTTLCCSVASKPTSPNVLWRRDLLLLALSSSLSTHFPSSGCLAAEDVRMTSLVDEINAYTYSYPVELPSKKFLFKWVESRKPERYSSAAPLSPDARLRIVSERVDIVDNLIISVSIGPPNVQFLKSKDKKTWAAKDVADSVLSDKSALRVTSSQRMSESSVLDAHASEIDGELYWYYEYLVRKSPTKSAQEANLYRHYVASTAEREGYLYSLSASTLSKEWTKMGPLLEQTVASFRLLPPTDNYVPPYKDPWRFW, encoded by the exons ATGGTGgttctctctccctctcttctttCGCTCCCAACCCTCCCTTTCTTCag GCATGAACCGGTTAGTAATGGCAGTGGAATGCTAAGTCATAATTATAGTAATTACAGTACAAAATTTCATCAGAAAACTACACTATGTTGCAGTGTTGCTTCAAAACCCACTTCCCCAAACGTGTTATGGAGAAGGGATTTGCTGCTCTTGGCTCTTTCTTCTTCGCTCTCCACACATTTTCCATCTTCAG GATGTCTTGCTGCGGAAGATGTAAGAATGACTTCATTAGTTGATGAAATAAATGCTTATACCTATTCATACCCAGTGGAATTGCCATCCAAGAAGTTCCTTTTTAAATG GGTGGAATCTAGAAAGCCAGAACGCTATTCATCTGCAGCACCATTGTCTC CTGATGCACGCCTACGCATTGTGTCTGAACGTGTGGACATTGTTGATAATCTCATCATTTctgtttcg ATAGGTCCACCGAATGTTCAGTTTTTGAAGTCAAAGGATAAGAAGACATGGGCAGCAAAAGATGTTGCTGATTCTGTATTGTCTGACAAGTCTGCACTG CGTGTCACCTCGAGTCAGCGGATGAGTGAGAGTTCAGTTCTTGATGCGCATGCTAGTGAA ATTGATGGCGAGCTATATTGGTACTATGAGTACCTTGTTCGCAAATCACCAACAAAATCA GCTCAAGAAGCAAACCTGTACCGACATTATGTTGCTTCAACAGCTGAACGAGAAG GCTATCTGTACTCTCTAAGTGCTTCAACTCTTAGCAAGGAGTGGACTaag ATGGGTCCCTTATTGGAACAGACTGTTGCATCCTTTCGCCTTCTCCCTCCCACAGATAATTACGTTCCTCCATACAAGGATCCATGGAGATTTTGGTGA
- the LOC121203170 gene encoding psbP domain-containing protein 5, chloroplastic isoform X2: MVVLSPSLLSLPTLPFFSVASKPTSPNVLWRRDLLLLALSSSLSTHFPSSGCLAAEDVRMTSLVDEINAYTYSYPVELPSKKFLFKWVESRKPERYSSAAPLSPDARLRIVSERVDIVDNLIISVSIGPPNVQFLKSKDKKTWAAKDVADSVLSDKSALRVTSSQRMSESSVLDAHASEIDGELYWYYEYLVRKSPTKSAQEANLYRHYVASTAEREGYLYSLSASTLSKEWTKMGPLLEQTVASFRLLPPTDNYVPPYKDPWRFW; this comes from the exons ATGGTGgttctctctccctctcttctttCGCTCCCAACCCTCCCTTTCTTCag TGTTGCTTCAAAACCCACTTCCCCAAACGTGTTATGGAGAAGGGATTTGCTGCTCTTGGCTCTTTCTTCTTCGCTCTCCACACATTTTCCATCTTCAG GATGTCTTGCTGCGGAAGATGTAAGAATGACTTCATTAGTTGATGAAATAAATGCTTATACCTATTCATACCCAGTGGAATTGCCATCCAAGAAGTTCCTTTTTAAATG GGTGGAATCTAGAAAGCCAGAACGCTATTCATCTGCAGCACCATTGTCTC CTGATGCACGCCTACGCATTGTGTCTGAACGTGTGGACATTGTTGATAATCTCATCATTTctgtttcg ATAGGTCCACCGAATGTTCAGTTTTTGAAGTCAAAGGATAAGAAGACATGGGCAGCAAAAGATGTTGCTGATTCTGTATTGTCTGACAAGTCTGCACTG CGTGTCACCTCGAGTCAGCGGATGAGTGAGAGTTCAGTTCTTGATGCGCATGCTAGTGAA ATTGATGGCGAGCTATATTGGTACTATGAGTACCTTGTTCGCAAATCACCAACAAAATCA GCTCAAGAAGCAAACCTGTACCGACATTATGTTGCTTCAACAGCTGAACGAGAAG GCTATCTGTACTCTCTAAGTGCTTCAACTCTTAGCAAGGAGTGGACTaag ATGGGTCCCTTATTGGAACAGACTGTTGCATCCTTTCGCCTTCTCCCTCCCACAGATAATTACGTTCCTCCATACAAGGATCCATGGAGATTTTGGTGA
- the LOC121203170 gene encoding psbP domain-containing protein 5, chloroplastic isoform X3 yields the protein MNRVASKPTSPNVLWRRDLLLLALSSSLSTHFPSSGCLAAEDVRMTSLVDEINAYTYSYPVELPSKKFLFKWVESRKPERYSSAAPLSPDARLRIVSERVDIVDNLIISVSIGPPNVQFLKSKDKKTWAAKDVADSVLSDKSALRVTSSQRMSESSVLDAHASEIDGELYWYYEYLVRKSPTKSAQEANLYRHYVASTAEREGYLYSLSASTLSKEWTKMGPLLEQTVASFRLLPPTDNYVPPYKDPWRFW from the exons ATGAACCG TGTTGCTTCAAAACCCACTTCCCCAAACGTGTTATGGAGAAGGGATTTGCTGCTCTTGGCTCTTTCTTCTTCGCTCTCCACACATTTTCCATCTTCAG GATGTCTTGCTGCGGAAGATGTAAGAATGACTTCATTAGTTGATGAAATAAATGCTTATACCTATTCATACCCAGTGGAATTGCCATCCAAGAAGTTCCTTTTTAAATG GGTGGAATCTAGAAAGCCAGAACGCTATTCATCTGCAGCACCATTGTCTC CTGATGCACGCCTACGCATTGTGTCTGAACGTGTGGACATTGTTGATAATCTCATCATTTctgtttcg ATAGGTCCACCGAATGTTCAGTTTTTGAAGTCAAAGGATAAGAAGACATGGGCAGCAAAAGATGTTGCTGATTCTGTATTGTCTGACAAGTCTGCACTG CGTGTCACCTCGAGTCAGCGGATGAGTGAGAGTTCAGTTCTTGATGCGCATGCTAGTGAA ATTGATGGCGAGCTATATTGGTACTATGAGTACCTTGTTCGCAAATCACCAACAAAATCA GCTCAAGAAGCAAACCTGTACCGACATTATGTTGCTTCAACAGCTGAACGAGAAG GCTATCTGTACTCTCTAAGTGCTTCAACTCTTAGCAAGGAGTGGACTaag ATGGGTCCCTTATTGGAACAGACTGTTGCATCCTTTCGCCTTCTCCCTCCCACAGATAATTACGTTCCTCCATACAAGGATCCATGGAGATTTTGGTGA
- the LOC121203170 gene encoding psbP domain-containing protein 5, chloroplastic isoform X4 encodes MVVLSPSLLSLPTLPFFRHEPCCFKTHFPKRVMEKGFAALGSFFFALHTFSIFRVESRKPERYSSAAPLSPDARLRIVSERVDIVDNLIISVSIGPPNVQFLKSKDKKTWAAKDVADSVLSDKSALRVTSSQRMSESSVLDAHASEIDGELYWYYEYLVRKSPTKSAQEANLYRHYVASTAEREGYLYSLSASTLSKEWTKMGPLLEQTVASFRLLPPTDNYVPPYKDPWRFW; translated from the exons ATGGTGgttctctctccctctcttctttCGCTCCCAACCCTCCCTTTCTTCag GCATGAACCG TGTTGCTTCAAAACCCACTTCCCCAAACGTGTTATGGAGAAGGGATTTGCTGCTCTTGGCTCTTTCTTCTTCGCTCTCCACACATTTTCCATCTTCAG GGTGGAATCTAGAAAGCCAGAACGCTATTCATCTGCAGCACCATTGTCTC CTGATGCACGCCTACGCATTGTGTCTGAACGTGTGGACATTGTTGATAATCTCATCATTTctgtttcg ATAGGTCCACCGAATGTTCAGTTTTTGAAGTCAAAGGATAAGAAGACATGGGCAGCAAAAGATGTTGCTGATTCTGTATTGTCTGACAAGTCTGCACTG CGTGTCACCTCGAGTCAGCGGATGAGTGAGAGTTCAGTTCTTGATGCGCATGCTAGTGAA ATTGATGGCGAGCTATATTGGTACTATGAGTACCTTGTTCGCAAATCACCAACAAAATCA GCTCAAGAAGCAAACCTGTACCGACATTATGTTGCTTCAACAGCTGAACGAGAAG GCTATCTGTACTCTCTAAGTGCTTCAACTCTTAGCAAGGAGTGGACTaag ATGGGTCCCTTATTGGAACAGACTGTTGCATCCTTTCGCCTTCTCCCTCCCACAGATAATTACGTTCCTCCATACAAGGATCCATGGAGATTTTGGTGA